A region from the Parabacteroides sp. FAFU027 genome encodes:
- a CDS encoding ABC transporter substrate-binding protein: MEANSSTITVNTPLRKLLESYKGAYRVLLCAGIKLSPLTISYNETLGKYLTENNREEILSDLNHIVRREHQDFDQLENIRHELIQPGKVNMAGFADFTWHEAFIEEMEKFANTEKIPLNHQFFQKNNKKAFQFYLAQCENPDELPDILVGKGFSSLMTRRFVDRFVKPGYFDTPLKVNVHELWNNSGLYDTTEQYHAFGAEELVILHDKSKEENLPIPTRWSDLLSPVYADAVTQMGKPQRDHFGSNMLFYLHQKYGEQGIRNYARSVKFKWHFSKIIKDIGKNHPESSPFNVVQRYTTLFVRSNADVEVLSPKDGNPVSTFFLLVKKGSNEQVLKIARHFFSKEIAGFLENAGAISAHPDSETAANANIRWLGWETIKNSSLPYQKDYFSEIAFEVFENKD, encoded by the coding sequence ATGGAAGCAAACAGCTCAACAATTACAGTAAACACCCCTCTCCGGAAACTCCTGGAATCCTATAAAGGAGCTTACCGGGTGCTGCTTTGTGCCGGAATTAAACTTTCTCCGCTCACGATAAGTTACAATGAAACGTTGGGGAAATACCTGACAGAAAACAACCGGGAAGAGATACTTTCCGACCTCAATCACATCGTCCGCCGTGAACATCAGGATTTCGACCAGCTGGAAAATATCCGGCACGAGTTGATTCAACCCGGTAAAGTGAACATGGCCGGTTTTGCTGACTTTACCTGGCACGAGGCTTTTATTGAGGAAATGGAAAAATTCGCCAATACAGAGAAAATCCCTCTCAACCATCAGTTTTTCCAGAAGAATAATAAGAAAGCGTTCCAGTTTTACCTTGCCCAATGCGAGAATCCGGACGAACTACCGGATATACTGGTAGGTAAAGGATTCAGTTCGCTCATGACCCGCCGCTTTGTGGACAGGTTCGTAAAACCGGGATATTTCGATACACCGTTGAAAGTAAATGTACATGAGCTTTGGAACAATTCAGGGCTTTACGATACGACAGAACAATACCACGCTTTCGGTGCTGAGGAACTGGTGATTCTCCACGACAAATCGAAGGAGGAAAATCTACCAATACCAACCCGCTGGAGCGACCTGCTTAGTCCGGTATATGCCGATGCCGTAACGCAAATGGGGAAACCCCAGCGCGACCATTTCGGGTCCAATATGCTCTTCTACCTGCACCAGAAATACGGTGAACAGGGTATCCGTAATTATGCCCGCTCGGTGAAGTTTAAATGGCATTTCTCCAAAATCATCAAAGACATCGGAAAGAATCATCCCGAGTCATCGCCTTTCAATGTGGTGCAGCGATACACCACCCTCTTTGTCCGCAGTAATGCAGATGTGGAGGTGCTTTCTCCCAAAGACGGCAATCCGGTCAGTACCTTCTTCCTGTTGGTCAAAAAAGGGAGTAACGAGCAGGTTTTGAAAATCGCCCGGCATTTCTTTTCCAAAGAGATTGCCGGATTTCTGGAAAATGCGGGTGCCATATCAGCGCATCCCGATTCGGAAACTGCGGCTAATGCCAATATTCGCTGGCTCGGCTGGGAGACGATTAAAAACTCATCCCTCCCCTACCAGAAAGATTATTTCAGCGAAATTGCCTTCGAAGTATTTGAAAATAAGGATTGA
- a CDS encoding ATP-binding cassette domain-containing protein encodes MELLEKEIGLISEETPYVAEFFRTYRITPANPKISLGEYLNTQDDEYFEDIGMDKEQLIDNLAGFIEMGQEKEESKVNSITIIGGHDKSGNAEELTLTLDNGTITSIVGPTGSGKSRLLADIEWMAQGDTPTSRKILVNGSVPDPELRFSLEHKLVAQLSQNMNFVIDTTVEEFITMHAESRMILNPTEIVAEIIRQANLLAGESFTGETPVTALSGGQSRALMIADTAFLSSSPVVLIDEIENAGIDRKKALSLLVKKEKIVLMATHDPILALMAGQRLVIKNGGIHKIIPTSTAEKANLSALEELDNKILALRNSLRNGEVIEGEF; translated from the coding sequence ATGGAACTATTAGAAAAGGAAATTGGGCTTATATCCGAAGAAACGCCATACGTTGCTGAATTCTTCAGGACATATCGGATCACTCCGGCAAATCCTAAAATCAGTCTGGGCGAATACCTCAACACACAGGATGACGAATATTTTGAAGACATCGGGATGGACAAGGAGCAGTTAATTGACAATCTGGCCGGCTTTATCGAAATGGGCCAGGAGAAAGAGGAAAGCAAAGTCAACTCCATCACTATCATTGGTGGTCACGACAAAAGCGGAAATGCCGAAGAGCTGACCCTCACACTCGATAACGGCACCATCACCAGCATTGTCGGGCCGACAGGTTCAGGCAAAAGCCGCCTGCTGGCCGACATCGAGTGGATGGCACAGGGTGATACCCCTACCTCCCGCAAGATTCTGGTCAACGGTTCAGTCCCTGACCCTGAACTACGCTTTTCCCTGGAACACAAACTGGTGGCACAGCTATCACAAAATATGAACTTCGTGATTGATACCACCGTCGAGGAGTTTATCACCATGCATGCCGAGAGCCGCATGATCCTGAACCCTACAGAGATTGTGGCAGAAATCATTCGCCAGGCGAACCTGTTGGCGGGAGAATCCTTTACCGGTGAAACACCTGTCACGGCACTGTCCGGCGGACAATCCCGCGCGCTGATGATTGCCGACACCGCGTTTCTGAGCAGCTCTCCGGTAGTGTTGATCGATGAAATTGAGAACGCTGGAATCGACCGTAAAAAGGCGCTCAGTCTTTTAGTCAAAAAAGAAAAGATCGTGCTGATGGCCACCCACGACCCCATTTTGGCATTGATGGCCGGACAACGACTCGTCATCAAAAACGGGGGTATTCACAAAATTATTCCGACATCGACTGCCGAAAAAGCTAATCTTTCTGCACTGGAAGAGCTCGATAATAAAATACTGGCCTTACGTAATAGTTTGCGAAATGGAGAAGTGATTGAAGGAGAATTCTGA
- a CDS encoding response regulator transcription factor, whose amino-acid sequence MEIKEVAQDLFISITTAKKHLTNLIRKAGVRNSAELVAKAVECGWY is encoded by the coding sequence ATGGAGATAAAGGAGGTGGCGCAGGATCTTTTTATCAGCATCACTACCGCGAAGAAGCACCTTACTAATCTGATCAGGAAGGCGGGTGTGCGTAATTCTGCCGAACTGGTGGCTAAGGCTGTGGAGTGTGGGTGGTATTAA
- a CDS encoding molybdopterin-binding protein — MELSARNKIKGTIEEIVLGAVMAKVKVNIGGGNTVSSLISVESVDDLKLKVGDEVYAIVKSTEVMIGK, encoded by the coding sequence ATGGAACTTAGCGCAAGAAACAAAATCAAAGGAACCATCGAAGAAATCGTATTAGGTGCTGTCATGGCCAAAGTAAAAGTAAACATTGGTGGCGGTAACACCGTCAGCTCTCTCATCTCGGTAGAAAGCGTGGATGACCTGAAGCTAAAAGTAGGTGATGAAGTGTATGCTATCGTGAAATCTACGGAAGTAATGATTGGCAAATAA
- a CDS encoding AraC family transcriptional regulator — protein sequence MLSGIILRNVIFSLESKGYNFVDLLEEISISPEELYKPDLVLTPYQMGVFSEKTVRRLEDIRIGLRIGYESPYSALGVLGQLYQNCDTYAAVLNNMIKYINLIDSLNDYSYEIRKDGIYHIKRTNLSWIENFPIAARQSAELYISISLRSRREILGREVRPLKIFTPYPKEGKVDLLEEYFQCPVVFNAEYTCFVLPLEVLTWKVPTANPAALQLYQNYIQQIKSSRNIWSENTKQHIGYQLRNTTPSLTLISSLMNLSARSLQRYLKSEGTTFQVLLDQVRHESARHLLSHTKLSISEVSEMLGFDVQNSFNRFLQKKEGKTPLELRRELTLGIET from the coding sequence ATGCTAAGCGGAATAATTCTAAGAAACGTCATTTTCTCCCTGGAGTCGAAAGGGTACAACTTTGTTGACTTATTGGAGGAGATTTCCATTTCCCCGGAGGAACTGTACAAACCAGACCTGGTGCTTACCCCCTATCAGATGGGCGTATTTTCAGAGAAAACAGTAAGACGGCTTGAAGATATCCGTATCGGCCTGCGTATAGGTTATGAATCGCCCTATTCAGCGCTGGGTGTACTGGGACAGCTTTATCAAAACTGTGACACGTATGCCGCTGTACTGAATAATATGATAAAATACATCAACCTGATTGATTCTCTGAACGATTATTCCTATGAAATAAGGAAGGACGGCATCTACCATATCAAGAGAACTAATTTGTCATGGATTGAAAATTTCCCGATAGCCGCCCGACAGTCTGCGGAATTATATATCAGTATATCGCTCCGTAGTCGTAGGGAGATTCTGGGTAGAGAGGTCAGACCATTAAAGATATTTACTCCATACCCTAAAGAGGGTAAAGTTGATTTATTGGAAGAGTACTTTCAGTGCCCGGTAGTGTTTAATGCAGAGTACACCTGCTTTGTACTCCCTCTTGAGGTGCTGACCTGGAAAGTGCCAACCGCTAATCCCGCTGCTCTGCAATTGTATCAGAACTATATCCAGCAGATAAAAAGCAGCCGGAATATCTGGTCAGAAAACACCAAACAACACATCGGCTATCAGTTGAGAAACACAACGCCATCATTAACCCTGATCTCTTCGCTGATGAACCTTTCGGCCCGGAGCCTGCAACGTTATCTGAAGAGTGAGGGGACAACCTTCCAGGTGTTACTGGACCAGGTCAGACACGAGTCTGCCCGTCATCTGCTGTCACATACTAAACTGTCCATCAGTGAGGTATCTGAAATGCTGGGATTTGACGTGCAGAACTCATTCAATCGCTTCTTGCAGAAAAAAGAGGGAAAGACTCCGCTGGAACTGAGGAGAGAGTTGACTCTAGGAATAGAAACCTGA
- a CDS encoding GTP-binding protein — MKLITVSGPPSSGKTSVLLNAVKALQAEGKKVGVVKFDCLYTDDDKLYEALGIPVRVGLSGNLCPDHYFVSNIDDCIEWGKDLNLDFLLSESAGLCNRCSPHAKNVQAVCVIDNLMGINTPKKIGPMLKFADIIVITKGDIVSQAEREVFAFKVRQSNAKAKIMYVNGITGQGAYELTTLFHSAQNTHTLNGGSLRFSMPAALCSYCLGETKIGKDYQMGNVRKIKI; from the coding sequence ATGAAACTTATCACCGTTTCCGGACCACCGTCATCAGGGAAAACCTCCGTGCTGCTCAATGCCGTAAAAGCATTGCAGGCGGAAGGTAAAAAGGTGGGCGTGGTCAAGTTTGACTGCCTCTATACCGACGATGACAAACTCTATGAAGCCCTCGGCATCCCCGTTCGGGTGGGACTTTCGGGTAACCTTTGTCCCGACCACTACTTTGTGAGCAACATCGACGACTGCATTGAATGGGGCAAAGACCTCAACCTCGACTTCCTGCTTTCGGAGAGTGCCGGACTGTGCAACCGCTGTTCGCCCCACGCCAAAAACGTGCAGGCCGTCTGCGTCATCGACAACCTAATGGGCATCAACACCCCCAAGAAGATCGGTCCGATGCTGAAATTTGCCGACATCATCGTCATCACCAAAGGCGATATCGTGTCACAGGCCGAGCGAGAGGTATTTGCCTTCAAAGTGCGCCAGTCCAATGCCAAAGCCAAAATCATGTATGTCAATGGCATCACGGGACAGGGTGCATACGAACTAACGACGCTATTTCATTCGGCTCAAAACACCCATACCCTCAATGGAGGCTCCCTGCGTTTCTCCATGCCTGCCGCGCTTTGCTCCTATTGCCTGGGAGAGACTAAAATCGGCAAGGATTACCAGATGGGAAATGTCAGGAAGATCAAGATTTAA
- a CDS encoding TonB-dependent receptor, which produces MIKRVKYIIPFLFPLFSLQVSALPADTLKVKSVTKNKEVRLQEVSVNGFRQEKLKAKNAVILTPKDISAVASENFINVVDQLPGIVKVNETTFPLLIRGMYGSRIHVEKNGMVKTGIDQSGYKLEDINPNDVSDVQLLHGARSIAYGNGSVGGVLLINEKLSFKKKGFNGNAKLAYGSNNNEQTADTRFCYANSSNVFTVGGRYTLADNFHYPDQVEALNSAYSYKNLSTKLAHKFKGQSIIEWDNNYYSGQREKPLGFQNNPYDYRTFFDRYNIESSLKFRTTIANGTSVNTNLWYNGLNTDQRQDQVNAGTKLLAIREMIYSFKQAGGFKVNASKKIARYWVGEAGADAYTDYLCQDHGTDDIKHNTSSLYKYYSEQQQTIGGIYGIAEYEKEKHQIGLSLRGDYGNLKKDSIHSKSYYNVTGGIDWSYKFRPWLQNDLSLSRHFRFPIPMEAIGVFYGGRGTFVGNPDIEPETCYNIEWVVKGELKHLMYTLNGWASFFHNRISEYELFTNKYTYINIAKARLYGFDGSLTAFTGDKKRAGKAELTINATYAYGDDVTNDGYLGKGSPLEGIPPGRIRNKLQYYKSWKNVEPSVFIIFSYIASYDRLPEYSVTKTWGQNARNAYPLWDAGLNIHLPKALNGTTFSLLVNNMLDTSYLPYGGYLRGIGRNFKTTVNVRF; this is translated from the coding sequence ATGATTAAGCGGGTTAAATACATCATTCCTTTTCTTTTTCCACTCTTCTCACTTCAGGTATCTGCTCTCCCGGCAGATACGCTGAAAGTGAAGAGCGTGACCAAAAACAAAGAAGTCAGGCTTCAGGAAGTCAGCGTCAACGGCTTCAGACAAGAGAAGCTGAAAGCTAAAAATGCGGTGATTCTCACCCCTAAAGATATTTCGGCAGTCGCTTCAGAGAATTTCATCAACGTGGTGGACCAATTACCGGGCATTGTAAAGGTAAACGAAACGACCTTTCCTCTCCTGATCCGGGGCATGTACGGCAGCCGCATCCATGTGGAGAAAAACGGGATGGTGAAGACCGGCATCGACCAATCGGGGTATAAACTCGAAGATATCAACCCGAACGATGTGTCGGATGTACAACTTCTGCACGGAGCACGTAGCATTGCGTACGGTAACGGAAGTGTCGGCGGTGTTTTGCTGATTAATGAAAAGCTGTCGTTTAAGAAAAAGGGATTTAACGGAAATGCAAAACTCGCTTACGGGAGCAATAACAACGAACAGACGGCTGATACCCGCTTCTGTTATGCGAACTCATCAAACGTCTTCACCGTGGGTGGTCGATATACTTTAGCCGATAACTTCCATTATCCCGACCAGGTGGAGGCCCTGAATTCAGCGTACTCCTATAAAAACCTCTCCACTAAGCTGGCCCATAAATTTAAAGGTCAAAGTATCATCGAATGGGACAACAACTATTACAGCGGACAGCGGGAAAAGCCGTTGGGATTTCAAAACAACCCGTATGACTACCGCACCTTTTTTGACCGGTACAATATCGAATCATCGCTCAAGTTTCGCACCACTATCGCTAACGGCACGTCTGTCAATACCAACCTTTGGTACAACGGGCTCAATACTGACCAACGCCAGGACCAGGTGAATGCGGGAACCAAACTGCTTGCTATCCGTGAGATGATTTATTCCTTCAAGCAAGCGGGAGGATTTAAGGTAAATGCTTCCAAGAAAATCGCCCGCTATTGGGTAGGTGAAGCCGGTGCCGATGCGTACACAGACTACCTGTGTCAGGATCACGGTACGGATGATATTAAGCACAATACGTCGAGCCTTTACAAATATTATTCTGAGCAACAACAAACCATTGGCGGCATTTACGGCATTGCCGAATACGAGAAGGAGAAACATCAAATCGGGTTAAGTCTGCGCGGTGATTACGGCAACCTGAAGAAAGACAGCATCCACTCCAAATCGTACTACAATGTGACCGGAGGCATTGACTGGAGCTATAAATTCCGCCCGTGGCTGCAAAACGACCTGAGCCTGAGCCGCCACTTCCGTTTCCCAATTCCGATGGAGGCTATCGGTGTTTTCTACGGAGGGCGAGGAACTTTTGTCGGGAATCCTGATATTGAACCGGAGACCTGTTACAACATCGAGTGGGTGGTAAAAGGCGAACTCAAACACCTCATGTACACGCTCAACGGCTGGGCATCGTTTTTCCACAACCGCATTTCGGAATATGAGCTGTTTACCAACAAATACACCTATATCAATATCGCCAAAGCGCGTCTTTATGGCTTCGACGGTTCGTTGACTGCATTTACCGGAGATAAAAAAAGAGCAGGGAAAGCCGAGCTGACCATCAATGCAACTTACGCTTATGGCGATGATGTGACCAACGACGGTTATCTGGGCAAAGGCTCTCCACTCGAAGGTATTCCTCCGGGACGAATCCGCAACAAGTTGCAATATTACAAAAGCTGGAAAAATGTGGAGCCGTCGGTGTTTATCATCTTCAGCTACATCGCCTCGTACGACCGCCTGCCCGAATATTCTGTCACCAAAACCTGGGGACAGAATGCCCGGAACGCCTATCCACTTTGGGATGCAGGATTGAATATTCATTTACCCAAAGCGTTGAATGGTACCACTTTCAGTCTTTTAGTCAACAATATGCTGGATACAAGCTACCTGCCTTATGGCGGTTACCTGAGAGGCATCGGACGAAATTTCAAAACAACCGTCAATGTGCGGTTTTAA
- a CDS encoding ABC transporter substrate-binding protein, translated as MKTMLSLLLLLASQLIFAQTRVITDMAGRKVTIPVKINRILPHDEKTCLMLFPCSSGKLISRGLNPDNTDMKYIHESYRKLPITDIKNPEAVMSAAPDIIIAGCFVPEDYSRYEKLSKQTNIPLVIIDLNILKMDNSYRFLGSLLGENKETKACADFLDNFYKELSQLQKTNAKNNASAYLAVGSDGLMTAPSGSKHAQLFDLLGIRNAAETEIEARGYATVSLEQIMLWKPDYIFTVDKGGDDPYTEIYASPLWKKIPAVQKKHVFHIPEEPYNWFGNPPSINRIPGLILLSEFFYRQSQKKAHEQIKAFYRLFYKYPLSETELARLLQSKK; from the coding sequence ATGAAAACAATGCTATCCCTCCTCCTGCTGCTCGCATCGCAGCTGATATTTGCCCAAACCCGAGTAATCACCGACATGGCTGGTCGAAAAGTAACGATACCAGTGAAAATCAACCGTATCCTTCCCCACGATGAAAAGACCTGCCTGATGCTTTTCCCCTGCTCAAGCGGAAAACTCATCAGCCGTGGCCTCAATCCTGACAATACGGACATGAAGTACATCCACGAAAGTTACCGCAAGCTTCCCATTACCGACATCAAAAATCCGGAAGCTGTGATGAGTGCAGCCCCTGATATTATTATCGCTGGCTGCTTCGTTCCCGAAGATTATTCCCGTTATGAAAAGCTCAGCAAACAAACCAATATTCCATTGGTAATCATCGACCTGAACATATTGAAAATGGATAATTCTTACCGTTTTCTCGGTTCTCTGTTAGGAGAAAATAAGGAAACCAAAGCCTGTGCCGATTTCCTCGACAACTTCTATAAAGAACTATCTCAGTTACAAAAAACAAATGCTAAAAACAATGCCTCCGCTTACCTTGCAGTAGGTAGCGATGGGCTGATGACTGCACCCAGCGGAAGTAAGCACGCCCAACTCTTTGACTTGTTAGGCATCCGCAATGCTGCCGAAACGGAAATCGAAGCCCGTGGTTATGCGACCGTTTCATTGGAACAGATCATGCTGTGGAAACCCGATTACATCTTCACGGTGGACAAAGGCGGTGACGATCCTTACACCGAAATATACGCTTCCCCGCTGTGGAAGAAGATTCCTGCTGTACAGAAAAAACATGTCTTCCACATTCCGGAAGAGCCATACAACTGGTTTGGCAATCCGCCCTCCATCAACCGCATACCGGGACTGATTCTGCTTTCGGAGTTTTTTTACCGGCAATCACAAAAGAAAGCGCATGAGCAGATCAAAGCTTTCTACCGCCTTTTTTACAAATATCCATTGAGCGAGACAGAGTTGGCAAGGCTTTTGCAGTCTAAAAAGTGA
- a CDS encoding DNRLRE domain-containing protein, whose translation MRKRIITLSLLSAISFGSIIKASESVSILCSKDNTIIQSATGSLSNALYSITAGRTNQDAGAAVTSIRRALVYFDVANHVPVNATIDSVRLSMYFSRTSGVGTNVDLHRVLKDWGEGTSMQGGGQGATATQNDVTWLYTFNNVASPTSSPAWTTPGGDFDPTVSATIYAGTGLTSTGADAYGLKYFVSTTMTSEVQNWLNTPSSNFGWVLQGDETKAQTAKQFLSRETGDATTSPLLKVYYTVSGGIPMGINSGLAVKFTTYPNPASDYVTVSFTKASSEKVFIYNTCGTLVKTVQANNEEKLNIELTDMKPGIYLIKAGSYTSKLMVK comes from the coding sequence ATGAGAAAAAGAATTATTACACTCAGTTTGCTTTCTGCTATTAGCTTTGGTTCCATCATCAAAGCGAGCGAATCGGTATCCATCCTTTGCTCAAAGGACAACACCATTATCCAATCGGCAACCGGTTCATTAAGTAACGCTCTTTATTCAATCACCGCAGGAAGAACCAATCAGGATGCAGGAGCGGCAGTTACAAGTATCCGTCGGGCATTGGTCTATTTTGACGTTGCCAATCATGTTCCGGTCAATGCGACCATTGACAGTGTACGTTTAAGTATGTACTTCAGCCGGACTTCCGGTGTGGGGACTAACGTTGATTTGCATCGCGTTTTAAAAGACTGGGGCGAAGGGACATCCATGCAGGGTGGTGGTCAAGGTGCAACGGCCACGCAAAACGACGTGACCTGGCTCTATACCTTTAACAATGTGGCCTCTCCTACCAGCAGTCCGGCTTGGACAACTCCGGGTGGGGATTTCGACCCGACAGTTAGTGCAACTATCTATGCGGGAACAGGCTTAACAAGCACCGGAGCTGATGCCTATGGACTGAAATACTTTGTCTCAACCACGATGACATCAGAAGTACAAAACTGGTTAAATACACCATCATCAAACTTCGGATGGGTTTTACAAGGGGATGAAACAAAAGCTCAGACTGCCAAACAATTCCTCTCCCGCGAAACAGGTGATGCGACAACCAGCCCGCTTTTAAAGGTCTATTATACTGTATCCGGTGGAATTCCAATGGGAATAAATTCCGGATTAGCAGTAAAATTCACAACCTATCCTAACCCTGCGTCAGACTATGTTACCGTAAGTTTTACTAAAGCTTCTTCGGAAAAAGTATTTATCTACAACACCTGCGGTACTCTGGTTAAAACAGTTCAGGCAAATAACGAAGAAAAACTGAACATCGAATTGACAGATATGAAACCAGGCATCTATCTCATCAAAGCCGGAAGCTATACTTCGAAACTCATGGTGAAATAA
- a CDS encoding ABC transporter ATP-binding protein has translation MKTNHSNMGTPGRMEFSQTHFGYDGQPVLKDISFSVSCGEIICILGPNGVGKTTLFKTILGFIPPISGEIRLNGKNIADFSPNEFAKMVAYVPQNHTIPFPYKVKDVVLFGRTVHLGMFQTPGRKDRRIALEAMELLDIRHLADRSFSELSGGERQMVLFARALAQEARFIILDEPTSNLDYGNQVRVIRKVNELKKQSVGILMATHSPDHAFMVASKVILINNGRLYKSGVPDSTLTPENLKKIYGIEVSVMETCDSGKVCVPLIHN, from the coding sequence ATGAAGACGAATCACTCCAATATGGGAACGCCGGGGCGCATGGAATTTTCCCAAACGCATTTCGGTTACGATGGACAACCGGTGCTGAAGGATATCAGCTTCAGCGTGTCGTGTGGCGAAATCATTTGCATTCTCGGGCCGAACGGTGTGGGCAAAACGACCCTGTTTAAGACCATCCTGGGATTTATTCCTCCTATCAGCGGGGAAATCCGGCTCAACGGGAAAAACATCGCTGACTTTTCGCCCAATGAATTTGCCAAAATGGTGGCTTATGTACCGCAGAACCATACGATACCCTTTCCCTATAAAGTGAAAGATGTCGTATTGTTTGGCCGGACTGTACACTTGGGCATGTTCCAGACACCGGGCCGAAAGGACAGGCGCATTGCCCTGGAGGCGATGGAGCTGCTGGATATCCGGCATCTGGCAGACCGGTCGTTTTCCGAATTGAGCGGTGGCGAGCGACAGATGGTGCTTTTCGCACGGGCACTGGCACAGGAGGCGCGATTCATCATACTTGATGAGCCGACTTCCAACCTCGACTATGGAAACCAAGTGCGGGTGATTCGCAAAGTTAACGAACTGAAGAAGCAGTCCGTGGGTATCCTGATGGCCACCCATTCGCCCGACCACGCCTTTATGGTGGCGTCGAAAGTCATTCTGATCAACAACGGAAGGCTATATAAATCGGGCGTACCCGACAGTACCCTCACACCGGAAAATCTGAAGAAGATATACGGCATCGAGGTTTCCGTTATGGAGACCTGCGATTCCGGAAAGGTGTGTGTGCCTCTTATTCACAACTAA
- a CDS encoding polysaccharide deacetylase family protein: protein MKTTNTAIALVCMLLLAPVMRGADKKVCFTIDDLPVSVQNDTTLLFELQVTTSLIKTFTQYHIPAIGFVNESDLYNDKMKPDQKQVDLLRAWMNARLELGNHTYSHPDYNQTNYRAFTDDILEGEKIIRPLMAQYHKKLRYFRHPFLSIGETKAKADSLTRFLTSKKYIVAPVTVHNDDWKFNDAYDSAMVQKDTALMRKIGTCYLEYTQEQLDYSEKLSQLLFGRSINQVMLLHANAINRDYIDRIAQIFRDKGYQFISLKEAIKDKAYKTEITYYNEYNPAWLLRWAASSGLKREQYENWPLTPEFILKLAHLPLFYK, encoded by the coding sequence ATGAAAACCACCAACACCGCCATTGCTCTCGTATGCATGCTTTTATTAGCGCCTGTCATGCGGGGGGCAGACAAAAAGGTTTGCTTTACCATTGATGATCTCCCTGTGAGCGTGCAAAATGACACTACCCTACTCTTTGAGCTACAGGTAACAACCTCCCTGATTAAGACCTTTACACAGTACCACATACCTGCTATTGGCTTCGTCAATGAATCGGACCTTTACAATGACAAGATGAAACCCGATCAAAAACAGGTTGATCTGCTCAGAGCATGGATGAACGCCAGACTGGAGTTGGGCAATCATACCTATTCTCACCCGGATTACAACCAGACTAACTATAGGGCGTTTACAGATGACATACTGGAGGGAGAGAAGATTATCCGGCCGTTAATGGCTCAATACCACAAAAAGCTACGCTATTTCCGGCATCCGTTTTTGAGTATCGGCGAAACGAAAGCGAAAGCAGACTCGCTGACCCGGTTCCTGACCAGTAAGAAATACATCGTTGCACCGGTTACTGTCCACAATGATGACTGGAAATTCAACGATGCGTACGATAGTGCTATGGTGCAAAAAGACACGGCATTAATGCGTAAAATCGGGACATGTTACCTCGAATATACACAGGAACAACTGGATTACAGTGAAAAGCTCTCTCAATTACTATTTGGAAGAAGTATAAACCAGGTCATGCTGCTGCATGCCAATGCCATAAACCGAGACTATATTGACCGGATTGCACAAATATTCCGGGACAAAGGCTACCAGTTTATTTCACTGAAAGAGGCTATAAAAGATAAAGCGTATAAAACGGAGATTACTTATTACAATGAGTACAATCCGGCATGGTTGCTCCGGTGGGCTGCTTCTTCCGGGTTAAAAAGAGAACAATATGAGAATTGGCCATTGACGCCGGAATTTATCCTAAAGCTGGCGCATCTTCCTCTTTTCTACAAATAG